AATTTAATCTTGTTTCTCAAGTAGTTATGTAGTTGAATTGAAGTAAATCAACAAGGAGGAAAGCAAGGACAGATGGGTTTTTTAAAGATTGCCGCAACACAAAAAATAATCGCTCGTTTGAGAGAGAGCAATAGTGAAATAGTGACATTGAGTTTTGAAACAAATATGGCAGAAATAGCAGAGATTGTGAAGCTAAAAGAAGAATCTCTTCCAGAGAAAATAGTTGAGAAATTGGAACAAAGTGGATTAAAAGTACCAATATTTGAAATGGATGTCAAAAATGAGGACCTCAACAAGCAATTGAAGGAAATTGAGCAGATTGCTGAAGAATATGAACAAAAAAAAATTCCTAATTTTATTGAAGACTTAGTGAATTACGCTAAAGAAAAGCCAATTAGTTTTACTACACCGGGTCATCATGGTGGTAGATTCTACACAAAGCATCCAGCAGGAATGATTTTCAAAAAATTTATGGGTGATAACTTTTTTCAAGCAGATGTAAGTGATACTGTGACCGAATTGGGTGATACACTGACTCATATGGGGACTCCACTTGAGGCTCAAAAGCGAGCGGCTAGGGCATATAATGCTGATAAGGTCTATTTTGTAACAAACGGAACGACAACTGCGAATACAATCTGCTCTTTGGCGGCGCTAACTGCGGGTGATCTAGTTTTATTTGACAGGAATAATCATAAATCACTTTATAATAGTGCACTAATTATGACAGGTGCAGTTCCTGTATATATACCAACGGATCGCAATGCATTGGGAGCAATTGGGCCGCTAGACGAAGAATATTTAGAAGAAAAAAGATTAAGAGCAGAAATCAACAAAGTTGCTCCAGACAAAGCAAGAAAAAAAAGGCCATTCAGGATGGCGGTTATCCAGTTGGAAACGTATGACGGGATTATATATGATGCTCAGCGAATCATAAAAAAAATAGGTCATTTATGTGATTACATTTTATTTGATTGTGCATGGGGGGGTTACGAACAATTTGTTCCCCTAATGGAGTCACTTTCTGCCTTTACGGACCATCTTGGTCAAGAAGATCCTGGTATTTTGGTGACCCAATCAATTCATAAACAACAGGCCGGGATTGCACAATCATCACAGATATTGAAGAAAGACAGTCATATAAAAGGACAGGAACGATATATTGACCACAAGCATTTTAATCATACGTATTTGAAATATGTGACGACGAGTTATTCGTATCCAGTTTATGCATCACTTGCTGTTAATGCATATATGGCAGAACGAAATTTTGCTACAAATGAATGGAGAAAGACATTAGTACGAGGGATTGAATGGCGTAAGCAATTGTTGAACCATTCAAAGTTATTTACTCCATTTGTTCCAAGAACAGTTGTAAATAAGAATTGGGAAGATGTTACAACTGAGGAGCTTGCTACTGATAAAAATGTTTGGTTACTTAATTCTAAAGATTTGTGGCATGGTTTTATGCAGGTCAAAGATGGTCAAGTAATGCAGGATCCATTTAAGTTGATAATTAAAACACCTGGAATTGATGTTGAACATGGTGTTTATGAAAAAACGGGGATACCCGCAGCAATTGTCAATGCATTTCTGACAGAACAACGGATCATGTCAGCTAAGGCCGATCTAAACTCATTATTGTTCCTATTGACACCAGGGGATGGGGAATCTGAGTTGGAACAACTATTAAAGAAACTTCTTGAATTTGAGAAAATGTATGAAGAAGATGCATTATTAGCAGATGTGTTACCTAAAATTGTTGAAAGCAGTCATGGAAGATATGATGGCTACACACTGAAACAGTTATGTGAAGAGATGCATGAATATTATAGAAGACATCAAACTTTTACTTTACAAAAGAAATTATTTGCTAAGCATTCTTTTCAATTATATGAAGAACTGCCAAGTGTTGCGGATTTAGAATTTGTACGTAATAAAGGTAAGCTGGTTGAATTATCGAAAATTAAAGACAAAATTGCACTTGAAGGTGCATTACCTTATCCACCAGGCGTTTTTGTCGTTGCTCCTGGGGAAAAATGGGAGCAAGTTGATATCGATTATTTCCAGACGTTGTTGGGGGCGATGACTAAGTTTCCAGGTTTTGATCCGGAGATACAGGGTGTTTACTTAAAACAAGTTGATGGTGAATATGTCGCTTATGGATATGTGAAGTCCTAATTAACTTAATAAAGCTATTAGTTCACGGTTTCTAGAAATAAACATGTTTACATTAACAAAGAGGGGGCTGAGTCAAAAGTTAAATTTTGATTCAGTTCCTCTATTTATTCCGTATAAACGTGTTTCATAAGTCAAAATTCTCCGTCTAACTTCGAATTACTCATAGCAAAGTACTCGCTATGTTCGTAATTTCAAGTTAGTACTCAAATTTTCCCGACTTTGTACTGCCTTAAAAAAGTTGGACATGTTTGTTTTAATTATTAGTTAGATACTGTTTACGATATTCGACTGGAGTTAATCCGTGACGCTTAAGTGAAATTCGCTGGTTATTATACCAAGCAACATAATGTTCCACTAATGTACTTAGTTCACTGAGCGAAGTAACCTTAATGCGCCTTAAACATTCACGTTTAAGCATACTGAAAAAGCTCTCAACTGGAGCATTGTCTAAACAATTTCCCTTACGGGACATGCTTTGAATGAAATGATGATGTCTTAGTTTAGCTTGATAATTGGTCATTTGATATTGCCATCCTTGATCAGAGTGTAGAATTGGTTTAGTTGTTGCGGGAATCTTTTTAATGACTGTCTCAAGGGTTTGATCGATTAAAACACGATTGGGTGTTGAACTAACTTTAGCGGCTAAAACTTCATTACTAGCCTCATCAATAACTGTCGAAATATAACCCCATTTTCCACACGTAAGTTTAAACTGACTGACGTCAGTATGCAAAACAGTATATGGTTTATGGGCCTTGAATTGTTGCTTGAGCAAGTTAGGTACCACCTGTCCAACATGACCATGATATGAGTTGTACCGACCAGAATGTTTTGAAAAAAGAGTAACTTTCAGACCCATAGAAAACATAATTTTACGAACAGTTTCTAGACAAAGTTTAACATGATGCTGTTTTAAAACAAATCTCATGCGACGATAACCATAAGTTTGATGAGAGCGGGCAAATTCTTGCCGAATAATTTGTTTAACCTGACGATATTTATCAGGCCGGTTTAGACAAGCTAAATGATAGTAATACGTCGAACGCGCAAGTCCCGCAACTTTTAAGAGCGTAATAAAGGGATAATCACGCCGCAATTCGTTAATTGTTTTAACTTTTAGTGCTGTTTTTTGTTTCGAATTACGGCATCCAATTTTTTTAGATAAACATTCTCAATTTTAGTATAGGAAAGTTCCTGTTCTAAATGTCTGATTTGTTTTTGTTGTCTCTCTATTAACTGTTGTTCGGTCTTTTTCTTGGATGTTTCTTTCTTTTTCTTAACCATCTTGGGTCGTCCTATCTTAGATGAAATTACGGCTTTAATTCCAAATTGCCGCATTAATTTAAGCCAATTATAAACGACTGTGTGGCTGATATCAAAGTGGATGGCTGTTTTTTGAATACTGGTAGAATGGTTCAAGTAATAGGTAATAACCGCTACCTTGAAATCATTAGAATAGTGTCGGCGTTTAAGCTGTTTAAGACCGGTAGGGCCAAAAGCTTTATAACGCGACACCCAAATTACTAACGGAGTATCACTCGGCATCTTATATTTCAGACACAGTGTGTGGAGTGAATTTTCACCATTTAAATATTCTTTAACTACTTTCAACTTAAAGCTGTAGGTATAATTACGTGTCAAAAAAGCACCTCCAAAACTTGATTTACATGTCCAAGTTTTGTAAGGCACTTCACTTATGGCACACTCCCCTCTATTTATTTCGTATAAGCGTGTTCCACAAGTCAAAATTTTTCGTTTAACTTTGGATTACTCATAACAAAATACTCAAATTTTTCAACTTATGCAATATTTCCTCTTTGCTTGGTTAAATTAAGGTGATGAATATTTCTAGAACAAAGCTCCACCCAGATTGTTTAAATCAGGTTTTTCAACTGAAACAATTAGTTTATCGTTTACAAATGCGTTTAATCCTAAGCTGCTCATTTCGCGACCATACCCAGAACGCTTGATTCCACCAAATGGAATTTCAGGTAGCGTATATAAGAATGTATTAACGAAAACCATACCTGTATCAATTTGTTGTGCAACTTCTTCACCATGTTTACTGTCACCAGCGAATACAATTCCCCCTAGACCATAATGTGAGTCATTAGCAATGTTGATTGCTTCTTGTTCACTAGATGCACGGTAAACCTGGGCGATTGGGCCAAACATCTCTTCATAGTATGCGGGATTATCAGGAGTAACATCTGTAATAATTGAAGGTTGGAAGAATTGTCCTGGAAGGTCAATCGGTGTATTTCCAAAATACAATTTTGCGCCAGCAGCAAGAGCATCATCTAATTGTTTTTGCAATGTTTGTTTTGCTTTTGCAGATGATAAAGGAGCAAGGGTTGTTTTCTCATCCAGTGGATCTCCAGGTACAAAATGTTTGTAGCTTTCAGCTAAACGTTCAACAAATTCATCGTATAATTTGTCAGCAACAATGAAACGTTTTGATGATGTACATACTTGACCAGCGTTGTAGGTACGTGCACGACTTGCAACTGAGATAACTTCATCAATATTAGCATCTTCGAGAACGATAAAGGCATCATTGCCACCGAGTTCCATTGAAGACTTCTTCAAATATTTACCAGCTGTTTGAGCAACTGAGCTACCGCCACGTTCAGAACCTGTTAAGGCCACACCTTGAATACGGTCGTCAGCAATAACCTTGTCAACCTGATCATGAGTTAAGAAAAGGTTAATCAAGCTGCCTTTAGGGGCACCGGCTTTCTCAATCATTTCTTGGAAGATTGCTCCTGCCCAAGGTGTATTTGAAGAATGTTTCAGAATCATAGGATTACCAACCATATAATTAGGTGCATAGACACGCATAATTTGATAGTATGGGAAGTTCCAAGGTTCAACCATCAATAAAACACCAACAGACTCTTTTTCAATACGAGCGTTGCCAGCGGTTGTTTTCAATGGAATAGGAGACAACATCTCTGCACTATTGTCAGCAAAATAATCAGCAATCATAGCACATAATTCAACTTCACCACGAGCTTCACCAATTAATTTACCCATTTCTATAACTAATATTTTTGCAAGTTCTTCAGAATTATCACGGAGTGTTTGTGCAACATCGTGCAACTTTTGTGCACGGTCAGCAACTTTCTCTTTTTTCCATGCACGGTAGAGACTGTGCGCTGTTGAAAGAGCTTCCTCGATTTGAGTATCTGTTGCGTTTGGGAATTCTTTGACCAATTCATTTGTATAAGGGTTAACGGTTTTGTAAGCCAATGTTGTTTCCTCCTTTAGATTTATCGGTACAAGTAAAATATAGATGGGGTTTTCAAAAAAGTTGAAAAGTGACCATAGAAATTATCATAACTCAACGTTTATAAATAACTTACAAATAGGGAGTAATCCAAAAAAAGGTTGAGGTCAATGATTCTGTACGAAGATACTAAAAAAATAATTGGACAGTACCAATTTCTGTAGAATTTTAAAAGACTAATTATTTCTGTCCCAGTGCTGCGTCTACAGAAACATAAGCAACGTTTTTACTGTAAGCTTGTGATATTTTTCTTAAACTTTCTAAGAGAAGACCTAAAATGCTTAGATTTCCTTTTGTGGGTGGTGCATAGATGGTATTATAGCAAAAGAACTATAACCTATCCCAGAGTAAACCGAGAAAGTAAAGGTTAATCATTATGGTAATAAATAAAAAATATCGTGCACTTGGAACCATTATAGATTTGACAGTCTACAATCCAATGGATGAAAAACTGTTAGATGGGGCATATGAATTAATAAAAGAGTATGAGGATAAACTAACAGTGAATAGAACTTCTTCGGAAATAATGGATATCAATAATGCTTCTGGGAAAGAAGCGGTTTCCGTTTCCGAAATAAGTTACAAAATTGTCAAAAAGGCAATTGAGATTAGTCAAAAAGAGTTGGGATTCAATGCCTTAATTGGACCAATTGTTAAGTTGTGGCATATAGGTTTTGCGGATGCGCAAGTCCCTCAAAACGTAGAAATTATCCGAAAATTAGCATTAACTGATTCATTCAGTGTGATTTTGAATGATGAAAAAAGGACAGTCTTCTTGCAAAAAAAAGGAATGGAGCTGGATTTAGGCGGAATTGCAAAGGGATATATTGCTGATGCTATAAAAGACTATTGGACTAACCAGCATGTAGAAAGCGGAATTATTAACTTAGGTGGGAATGTTTTATTGGTAGGAACTCCTGCGAGAGAAGATCACTTATGGAATGTTGGTATCCAGTCTCCTTTCAGTGAACGTAATGATCCTTTAGGCATTCTAAAAACAGAAGATTACTCTGTTGTTACTTCTGGCATCTATGAACGATTTTTAAAAATAGCTGGAAAAGAGTACCATCATATTTTTGACCCTAAAACAGGGTACCCTGTGGCTAATGACCTAGCAAGTGTGACCGTTGTCACAAAAAAATCAATTGATGGTGAAATCTGGGCTAGTTTAGGATTTTATAAAGGTATCAGAGAAACTCTAAAAATGCTTTATGGGCAAAAAAACGTTGGCCTAATCTTTACTACAAAGGACGGGAAAGTCTATATTACAGAAAATATCGCAGAAAAGTTTAAATTAACTAATCAAAACTTTTTTTTGGAAGAAGATTCAGTTTTGCATTAATAAAGTTAGTTGTTCTATTAATTATAAAGTAGATTAGTAGTTGTTTTTATTTAAAAAGCATTATTTTACGTAGCAAATAAGATACTAAAATTAAGGGAGGAACTACAATGAATTTTTCAAAAAAGACGAGACAAAAAGAAATTGATTTGTTAAAACAGGGGACAGAAAATGATTTATTAGTTATAGGTGGAGGTATCACTGGTGCTGGTGTCGCTTTACAGGCAGCTGCTTCAGGAATAAAAACAGTTTTAGTTGACATGCAAGATTTTGGTGGTGGAACATCATCAAGATCTACCAGATTAGTTCATGGTGGTATTAGGTATTTAAAAACTTTTGATGTACAAGTTGTTTCTGATACAGCTAAGGAAAGAGCAGTTATACAACATATTGCCCCGCATTTAGTGTATCCTGATCCAATGCTTTTGCCAATCTACGATGAACCAGGAACAACATTTACGATGTTTTCTGTCAAAGTTGCAATGGATTTATATGATCATCTAGCAGAAATTAATAAGTCTAAGCAACTCAGAAAGTATGCAAACTATACGTTGACTAAAGATGAAGTTCTTGAGCGAGAGCCACAATTAAATCCAGATAAATTAGTTGGTGCTGGAGTATATTTGGATTATCAAAATAATGATTCACGCCTAGTAATTGAAGCAGTGAAAAAAGCACATGATGAGGGCGGAATTATGTTGAGTCGTGTGAAAGCAGTTAAAATAATACATAATGCAAATAATCAGGTTGTGGGCTGTAGGGTTAAGGACATGTTGACAGGTGAAGAATTTGAAATTAAGGCAAAAATCGTTATTAATGCAAGCGGACCATGGTCAGATTTAGTAAAATCGATTGACAATGCAAATACAGATAGGCCACAAATGAGGCCTACAAAAGGAATTCATCTAGTTGTAGACAGTTCAAAACTGCAAGTCCCTCAGCCAACTTATTTTGGCTCAGGAACAGATGACGGACGAATGATCTTTACAATTCCACGTGAGGGTAAAACATACTTTGGTACTACTGATACTGATTATCATGGCGACCTTGAAGATCCAAGGGTAGAGCTGGAAGATGTTTCTTATCTACTCAAAATAATTAACAAAAAATATCCGACAGCCAACTTAACAATTCATGACGTTGAAGCAAGTTGGGCTGGATTACGACCATTAATTACAACAGAAGATAATACAACTGATGTGGTTTCAGGAGCTAGTCAGTCTGTAAACAACTCTAAGTCTCCTTCGACAGTTTCGAGAGGAAGTTCTTTAGCAGCAGGTGAGGATGGATTGATTACTCTAGCTGGAGGAAAATTAACAGATTACCGCTTAATGGCACAAGCCGCTCTTGAAATGATTGCAAAAAAATTAGAAAATGATTTCAACAAATCAGTAATATTAGCTGACTCTAAGAAACTTATCGTTTCAGGTGGTGATTTTGATTCAGAGAATGTGGAGGAAAGTTTAAATAAATTTGCAGAAATAGGCGAAAGTAAGGGACTGAAATATGAAGAAGCCCTTTCAATCGTCAGAGTTTTTGGATCCAATGCAACTAAAATATTCGATTTATTAAATCAATTTGATAATGTTGAAGGCTTTTCGTGTGCTGAGGCGGCAATGCTTAGATACTCTCTTGATGAAGAAATGGTTCTTGATCCAGTCGACTACTTATTACGTAGAACGTATCATATGTTGTTTAAGGCAGATATGGTCGAGGAAGTGAAGAAAGCAGTACTTAAAAATATGGCTAGTTATTTAGAATGGGATGCTGAAGAACTTACTGTAAGGACTGAAGAATTGAACAAGGCAATCGAAGAATCTGAATTAGCATATCTAAAGTAGTAAGAGAAGAAAACGGTTATGTATGGGAGAACTTTAGGGTATTTGAGTTGAATGTTAGGCATATATAACTAAGCTTTTTGATATAGATGATTTTGAATAAATAAAGAAGTTGGGTCAAAAGGTAACTTTTGGCCCAATTTCTATTCTTATCTACATAAGACAGTGTAGAAAATGTTTCACGTGAAATGAAAGAAAAAAACGAAGTGTAATACCATTTGAGGTACATTTTTCTTTTGTACAAAACAAAGTCTAATTATAAATCTTCGACCACAACATATGTCATATCAAGTGGACCATGAACTCCAACAACAAGAACCATTTCAATATCACCAGAGTTTGAAGGACCAGTGATAAAATTAATATTTGAAGTTTTTAATTTACCTGAGGCAAGTTCAGCCTCATATTTATGCATAGCTTGTCTGCTGCGAGAAAGAATACGACTTTTAGGAATAATGCTAAGGTAATGAGTAGGCAAAAAATGAAATCCCCTTCCTTGCCCAGGAGTAGTAGCGACCGTGATTGTACCGGATTCCGCTAATAAATAGTCGGCAAAGCCAATAGCACCATCTGCAGCATTTGCTTTAGCCAAATTCTCCTTACGAGAACTTTCAGGTGTCCAAAATTCTACAGAATCAACAAGTTGATGTTTCCAATCGGATAAGTTAAAAGTATCCCATTTATTGCAAGTGGGTAATATTAAGTGTTTAATTTTTTTTGAAGCCAGATAGTTATTCAGCAACACTGGAAGTGAGCTACGGCTACTTTTTTTGAAAGTAACGTGGACTGCTTCACTATTTTTTTGCGTAAGTTCAAGCAGCTCATCTTGTGACTTACCAGAAAGGGTTGTTTCTGGTAAGTCGTTAATGGGTACAAAAGGATGGTTTTTTAGTTGATGGCGACGGCGTCCCGCTTTGGTTGCAATCCTATCAAGAAATATTTCACGGTTAGGGTTAGTCATGACGCACACCTTCTCGCTGTTCTTTTTTATGTTTCTTATACCAACTTCTGAAATTTTCAGAAGGCTTTGGTGGTCTTGGGAGATCACGAACATCAGTCCAGCCAGAAGCAAGGGAAGGTGCTTTTTCAATGTGCCCATAGTTGAACATATTATCAACTGAGGTCGCTGTATTCTTGGATAGAGGTGCTGATCCAACGTGGTCACCCTCTAATGCTATTTTGAAGAGGATGGGAGAACTTGTCGCAACTCCGGCTCCCTTCATTAAAACATTATTGAAGCTATGATCCATCTTTAATTCATCCATCATAACTTCGCGATGTTTGATAAGTAATTGATGTAAGGGAATCTTAACAGGACAAGTCTCAGTACAAGCAGCGCAAAGACTTGAGGCAAATGGTAAATCGCCAAATTTTTCATAACCATCTAATACTGGTGATAAGACAGCGCCAATTGGTCCAGGATAAATTGGACCGTACCCATGTCCGCCAATATGACGATAAATGGGGCAAACATTTAAACAAGCACCACAACGAATACATTGTAAGACAGGCTCGAAAGCTGTTCCGAGGGCGTTTGAACGGCCATTATCTAAAATAACAACGTAAAAATCAGTTGGTCCATCACTTTCACCGTCAATTTGTGCACCACTGAATGAACAGTAGCTGGTTAATTTTTGACCAACAGCACTTCTAGAAAGCATGTTATCTAGGACTTCTGCTTCTTTAAGACTGGGTACAATGCGTTCCATACCCATAACTACAATCTGTGTTTTTGGAATAGCCATTGTTAAGTCAGCATTGCCTTCATTTGTTACGAGGTTGATAAGCCCACTGTCAGCAATGGCGAAATTACAACCAGTAATTCCCAAATCTGCTTCCATAAAATATTCACGAAGATACTTACGTGCGAACTTGGCCATTTCTTCTGGATCATTACTACCCGAATAGCCAAGTTTACTAAAGATTTTTTTAATTTGATCACGGTTTTTATGCAACGTAGGAAAAACAATATGTGTTGGTTCATCCCAGTTGTCTTCTTGCAAAATAAACTCTGCAAGATCAGTTTCCATTAAAGAAGTTTCGGGAAGAGACATCAATGCTTTATCAAGATCAATCTCAGTTGTAACCATTGATTTAGATTTTACAATTTTTCGTGCCTTTTTTTCTTTTGCGATTTTCTTAATATAATTTACAGCTTGTTCATCAGTTTGGGCGAAGAAAACATGTCCGCCTCTTTTGTCAACATTATCGCTAAATTCTTCTAAGTAATCTGGCAGGTACTTAATGACATGTTGGCGGATTTGTTCACCTAAATCACGCCATTGTTCCTAATTACCAAGTTCTTTGCGTGCAGCTGTGCGCTTATCCCATTGTGCATCCTGAGCTTTTGCAACCGATTGTTGCATAAAATGATCATTTTCAGATTCTTTAACTCGGGTTAAAAAAGGTTTGTTACTAGTTGATATTGTCATAATGGCCTCCTTCTAAACAGTAGTCGGCTGATTTTTGTAGCGAATTCGACTAACATCTACATTGTTATTAAGTACTTCAGCGATATGCATAATTTTGATGTTTTCATCTCGTCGACTGAAACGACCGCCAATATTCATCAGACAAGATGCATCGGCACTAATTAAAACTTGTGCACCTGTACTGATAATTGAGTCCACTTTTTCATCTACCATCTGTTTTGAGATTTCAGGTTCTTTGACGGAGAACGTTCCCCCAAAGCCGCAACAATTTTGAAGATGAGGAAGTGGAACCATCTTTAGATCCTTGACATTGTCCAATAAAGCAAAAGGAGCAGTTTTTTCACCAAGCAAGCGAGTCATATGACAAGACCGGTGATAAGTTGCAACTGCATCAAGCTGTGCTCCAGTATCAACAAAACCTAAAACATTGTACAAAAATTGCGAGAATTCATAACTTTTATTAGCCAGCTCTTGTGCTTTTTGTGCGTATTTGGGGTCGTCTTTCAAAATGTGAGAATATTCACGTAACATTGCAACACAAGATCCTGCTGGACCAACTATATAATCAGCATCGGTCGACAGTAATGAATCAATTTCATTGTAAAGAACTTTTTTACTCTCTTTGTGGTAACCGCTGTTGTATGTAGGCTGACCACAACAAACTTGGTTGGTAGGTAGAGAAGTTTCACAACCAAGTCTTTCTAACACTTCAACCATTGCTTGTCCAACATTCGGAAAGAGCAAGTCGACGACACATGTCGAAAAAATCGTGACTTTCATAAGACACCTCCAAAAGTTAATATGAACAGTATTGAGAATTATAACCGAGAAAGGGGTTGAAAAAGACAGTACCATTTATTCAAGGTCATTATAGCTCAAACCAAATTAAATTAGAATAATTATAAAGCAAAAAAAATAAAAAAGTAGCGCAATAAAGCATTCCCTTACGGAATAGGGATAAAATACTTTAATAGGCCACTTTGTTATTTTCAGTTATGCTTAATCAGTAGGACTTTCATCCAAGTACGCACTAATCATCCAAATTATTTTTTCAGTATCACTTTTAAATCCATTCAAAATATCTTGAGTAGGGAAATCTTTTTCTTCATCAGTGACTTCTATTCCAATTTGATACTGATCACGTAAATATTTAAACTCAGTCAATAATCTATTCATCAATTCAGGTAAAGTGAATTGACCAAATTCAATTTTTTCATCTGGCAAACCAGTGTTGGAAATGAACTCCTTAACAGTAGCATAAGGGCTTCCTCCCAATGCAATAAGCCTTTCAGCCAGTACATCAAGTTGTTCGCCCAACTGATCTTTATAATCATCCATCAGAGGATGTAGATGGAAGAAGTTTCTACCTCGCATATACCAGTGGGTTTGTTGAATATTATTTTGTAATTGTGTCAAATCAGCTAGTAGCTGGTTTAATTGCAAGTTTGTTCTGGAAGAATCAATCGTTTTTGTCATTCCTGATTACCACCCTTCATTATTTGTGATACACCCTAATTTTATATTGAAACTTATTCACAATCAAGGAAAGAGCATTACTACACTGAACTTAGGTTTATAGCTCCTTTAGAATTAATAAAGTGGGTTATTGAGAATGAATTAAGACATTTAAAAATAACAAATTTAGAAAAGCAAATAAAAAACTGGCAGTCAGTAATGAGCGACCCACCAGATCTATATCTGCTTGCTTGAATACATAAGATTAATTGAAAAATTTTAAGACAGACGATTAATGAAATCAGCAAAGATAACCATCGCGCTGCCAAGAAACTTGATAGTTCCTTCATTGGTAATTTTCAAATCATCATCAAGTAGTTCTGTGACATTACCAATATATAGTTCAGGTTGTTGGATAGTAGGCATGTTGAGAAATACTAATGATTGACGAAGGTGATGGTTAGCACCAAAGCCACTAATTGCACCTGATGAGACGCTCAGAATAATTGCTGGCTTTTTGTCCCAGACACTTGTTCCGTAAGGACGTGAACCAACATCGAGTGCATTTTTTAATGCTCCAGGGACAGAACGGTTAAATTCAGGTGTTGCAAAAATCACTGCATCGACGGTTTTCATTGCCTCACGGAATTCAGTCCAGCTTGCAGGAACCCTATCTTCATCATCTAAGTCCTGATTGTATAAATCAAGCTTACTAATATCAATGTTTTTAACTTCAAATCCCTCAGGCAATTGTGCAGCCATTTGTTTGGCAACAGCTCTAGTAAAAGAACCTTTTCTTAAACTACCAACGATTAGACCAACTGTTTTAGTCATTAAAAATCACTCCTTATTTTTTATGTTCTTGACACAGTAACTATAGAAACATGTGATAAAAAAAGCAACAAATTTTACTTTAATTACCAATAACTATTTTATTGTATTTAAATTTTATTTAATTTGGTTTCTCATGAGATGTATCTATTGGGTAAAAAGGATATATGACGATTCAATATTATTGAAATCAATTAACTGGTGAATGAATTAAGCTTTTGAGTTTTTGTAATTAATTTTTTCAACA
Above is a window of Liquorilactobacillus hordei DSM 19519 DNA encoding:
- a CDS encoding NAD-dependent succinate-semialdehyde dehydrogenase, giving the protein MAYKTVNPYTNELVKEFPNATDTQIEEALSTAHSLYRAWKKEKVADRAQKLHDVAQTLRDNSEELAKILVIEMGKLIGEARGEVELCAMIADYFADNSAEMLSPIPLKTTAGNARIEKESVGVLLMVEPWNFPYYQIMRVYAPNYMVGNPMILKHSSNTPWAGAIFQEMIEKAGAPKGSLINLFLTHDQVDKVIADDRIQGVALTGSERGGSSVAQTAGKYLKKSSMELGGNDAFIVLEDANIDEVISVASRARTYNAGQVCTSSKRFIVADKLYDEFVERLAESYKHFVPGDPLDEKTTLAPLSSAKAKQTLQKQLDDALAAGAKLYFGNTPIDLPGQFFQPSIITDVTPDNPAYYEEMFGPIAQVYRASSEQEAINIANDSHYGLGGIVFAGDSKHGEEVAQQIDTGMVFVNTFLYTLPEIPFGGIKRSGYGREMSSLGLNAFVNDKLIVSVEKPDLNNLGGALF
- a CDS encoding FAD:protein FMN transferase; this translates as MVINKKYRALGTIIDLTVYNPMDEKLLDGAYELIKEYEDKLTVNRTSSEIMDINNASGKEAVSVSEISYKIVKKAIEISQKELGFNALIGPIVKLWHIGFADAQVPQNVEIIRKLALTDSFSVILNDEKRTVFLQKKGMELDLGGIAKGYIADAIKDYWTNQHVESGIINLGGNVLLVGTPAREDHLWNVGIQSPFSERNDPLGILKTEDYSVVTSGIYERFLKIAGKEYHHIFDPKTGYPVANDLASVTVVTKKSIDGEIWASLGFYKGIRETLKMLYGQKNVGLIFTTKDGKVYITENIAEKFKLTNQNFFLEEDSVLH
- a CDS encoding helix-turn-helix domain-containing protein, with the translated sequence MTRNYTYSFKLKVVKEYLNGENSLHTLCLKYKMPSDTPLVIWVSRYKAFGPTGLKQLKRRHYSNDFKVAVITYYLNHSTSIQKTAIHFDISHTVVYNWLKLMRQFGIKAVISSKIGRPKMVKKKKETSKKKTEQQLIERQQKQIRHLEQELSYTKIENVYLKKLDAVIRNKKQH
- a CDS encoding putative ornithine decarboxylase, translating into MGFLKIAATQKIIARLRESNSEIVTLSFETNMAEIAEIVKLKEESLPEKIVEKLEQSGLKVPIFEMDVKNEDLNKQLKEIEQIAEEYEQKKIPNFIEDLVNYAKEKPISFTTPGHHGGRFYTKHPAGMIFKKFMGDNFFQADVSDTVTELGDTLTHMGTPLEAQKRAARAYNADKVYFVTNGTTTANTICSLAALTAGDLVLFDRNNHKSLYNSALIMTGAVPVYIPTDRNALGAIGPLDEEYLEEKRLRAEINKVAPDKARKKRPFRMAVIQLETYDGIIYDAQRIIKKIGHLCDYILFDCAWGGYEQFVPLMESLSAFTDHLGQEDPGILVTQSIHKQQAGIAQSSQILKKDSHIKGQERYIDHKHFNHTYLKYVTTSYSYPVYASLAVNAYMAERNFATNEWRKTLVRGIEWRKQLLNHSKLFTPFVPRTVVNKNWEDVTTEELATDKNVWLLNSKDLWHGFMQVKDGQVMQDPFKLIIKTPGIDVEHGVYEKTGIPAAIVNAFLTEQRIMSAKADLNSLLFLLTPGDGESELEQLLKKLLEFEKMYEEDALLADVLPKIVESSHGRYDGYTLKQLCEEMHEYYRRHQTFTLQKKLFAKHSFQLYEELPSVADLEFVRNKGKLVELSKIKDKIALEGALPYPPGVFVVAPGEKWEQVDIDYFQTLLGAMTKFPGFDPEIQGVYLKQVDGEYVAYGYVKS
- a CDS encoding IS3 family transposase, which translates into the protein MRRDYPFITLLKVAGLARSTYYYHLACLNRPDKYRQVKQIIRQEFARSHQTYGYRRMRFVLKQHHVKLCLETVRKIMFSMGLKVTLFSKHSGRYNSYHGHVGQVVPNLLKQQFKAHKPYTVLHTDVSQFKLTCGKWGYISTVIDEASNEVLAAKVSSTPNRVLIDQTLETVIKKIPATTKPILHSDQGWQYQMTNYQAKLRHHHFIQSMSRKGNCLDNAPVESFFSMLKRECLRRIKVTSLSELSTLVEHYVAWYNNQRISLKRHGLTPVEYRKQYLTNN